AGGGCCGGGGTGTCGGGTCCGATGTAAGGGGGGACAGCCGCCACGCTGGTGGGGGGCTGCTCGAAGGAGGAACGCATGTGGACCTGGCCAGTCATCTGGACATCACTCATACGGCTGTCATGGGACGAGCAGGACGCTCtctggaagaggaagagggacatTTAGGTTGTTCAAATTTGCGAGAAAACAATGTATAGAGCCCTTCAGGCATCATTAACTGTTAACGTTGTTgtactatataataatataattgaTAACATTGCTGAAATACAAGATGGTAAGACATGTCAGTTCAGAAAGGAAACGATAGGCTCTGCTCCTTCAGGTAGCTCAGTGCCAGAGCAGTGAGCACAATATGCTCTATCAAATCCCCTGGAAGAAGaaacacagaaatcagaacaCAGCAAGCATAGCAAGTAATAGCAGAAAGAGACACCAGCGATCTGGCATGTGTAAAACCGGTCGACTTAAATAGACTGCATGTAAATAGAGTGTGATTCCAATTGGTGCAATATCCGCTAATGGCACCACACTCGGGTTTCCCTTCTGAACACTTTCTTTATGTCAAAGAAAAAAAGGAATAGTAGGAATAGCACAACATATTACTCACAGCATTTTTGTCTTCCtgcctctctcgttccctctcccgctctctctccctgtccttctccctctctctctctcgggcgTTGTGCTCAGCCTCTCTCTTGGATCTCTCCacagcctcctctctcttcttggCCAGCTTGGATGAGGACAGAGGGGTGAAGAACAGGTCTGTTCTGGAGCACGAGTTGTAGCCACGGTCCAGGTATTTGATAAACCTGAAATGAATAACAATGTATCAAAACAGCATATTTAGCAATCACACAACAATATGTTTGAGAATGTAGGTAACTCAGAAGAACAACATCTGTTATCCTTCGAGAAACAACACCACAAGGTGGTCAACAATATGGCCACAATTAACTCTGTAAAGGAGACCTATTCTATAGGACCGTCATGAGTGATGTCATGCAGTAAGTACCGTGCTGATTGGCTGGCATGGCTGGCGATGTTGACAACCAAAGGTTCTGGTGAGGGACTTCTGGGTGGAGGGGGCGGGCTCTCAGGCTCCTCACACTCATCCAATGGCTCTTCTTTAATCTGGACATTTGACCCTCCCATGCCAATGGGGTTTCCAGACGAGGGGCGCAGgggcagggaggagaaggaggactgGAGACCAGGGACTGGACCcatggtagagggagaggaggcagaggggaCAGGGTGCAAGGCCAAGGGGCCAGAGGAGGAGGGCAGGGATGAGTGGGAGTGACTGCCTCTGCCAGGGAGGTTCTGCAGTTGAGTGAGCACAGGAGGCTGGGGTGGGAGTCCCTGCTGCACAGGCAGGGACTGGGGCATGAGCTggaggggggggtggaggggcACCAGGAGGGTGCTGGTTGGGCAGGGAGTTGAGGGGCTTCAGTGCTGGCGGTGGGGGCAGGTTGGACGGCATCTGGAGGAAagggggagcagaggagaggtgcGGTGGCTGCTGCTTGTGCGATGGTGGGATGGGGGTGGTTGGGGGTGGTTTGATTTGGGGCCCAGATGTGAGCGGGAGGGCCTGGGAGAAGGGAGGTTCCCTGGGTATGTGAGGAGGGGGTCGCTGGGGGCGGGGACCCTGGGTGGGAGCACCATGGAGGGGCAGGGGCTGGGTGGGAGGAAGAGAGCCAGTTGGAGGAAGAGGACCCTGAAACACAGGAGATGGAGGATGAAAGACCTGTCCCAGTGGTGGAGGTAGGGGTGATGGGCCAGAGAtagggtgagaggaggggggtgggggttggCTGTGTGGTGGGCCTGACTCATAGCCAGCTGACTGACCAGCCTGGGCAGAGGCTACTGAAGGCTGGGGGGGCTCTGGGGAGGGGGGTGCCTGGGCCTGTACCTGGCCAGGATCTGCAGAGGGAGAGGTGCCCTGGGGGGGCAGGAATGTGGTCGAGACTGCAGCCTGTGGTGGAGGAACAGTCTGTGAGATCTGTGTTTCAGccagggcagcagcagcaggggcACTGACGGTCTCTGCTGCCGCCTGGTGGCCAACCTGGTGCTGCTGGGCAGAGGAGTCGGAGTCACTCTCGTTGCCCTCGTTGCCCTGGCGAGGGCTGGGGATGCTGGGGGAGGAGGAGCGGTTGTCCTGGTCGATGTCTTTGGTGTCGCTGCTGCCGTCGTCCTGGGCACTGCGGCTGTCTGAGCAGCACTCCTCCTCCACCTCACCCCcctctgcctcagcctctccatcGCCCTCCGACCGGCACTCCACCTGTTCACCCAGAGAGGAATGACACACGATTAGAATTGTCGGTGAGGGGAGTTctcatcatgttaatgttacacGAAAAGAGGCACTGGATAGATCTAGGCACACCCAACAATGTAGCTCAGTGAAGGAAGATAAGACATTAAATGAAGAACAATGAGGCAACAAAAGCGTTTCTGAGAGCTGGTTTTGTACATTTTGCTTCGCTCTGATCTTGAACCTTTTAGCTGTCATTGCCTCACTACTGTCTTCGTCTCCGTCTCACCTGCTGTGTCTTGGTCCTTTTAGTTGGAGTTCTCTCAGGCTCCTCTGGGTCTTGGGCTGCACTCTCCCTGGAACGTTTAGTACTCTTTGGTAGGGGCGCCTCTTCCTTGATCTTCTGTTGGATGGAAGGAATATCATTCACTTATTCAATTCAGTTCTACAATGTACGTACAACACAGTCAAAAGTATTTGGATGAAGAGGAAGCCCTGGTCTGAATGGCAGATATACAACTAGATGTTGGTTATGATATGAAGCGTACTTCCAATTCACAAATGCGCCATTACAGTGCATACAAATCTATATCCCTGACTTAAAATAATATGTACCTTGCCAGGCTTCTTTGAGGAGTCTGTCTTGTCTGAGCAGGAGCTTCTGGATGTGTTGGAGGTGGAGCTAGCTCCACTGGGGGCGGGAGAGGGATGGCTACTGGACTGCTGGTCTTCACTGGTAGGAGAGCCGGTCCGCCTCTTGTGGCCACTTCTTAGTGAAGACAACTGGAGAGAGATACAACTTGGAGTAAGTATTGAAAGAGAGAATGATTATAACAACAATAGATAGTACCATCAATATCTTTCTCTGACTGACTGAGAAAAAGGAGTGAGGGTGGCAGGGAGGTATACACTATATGGGGCTAAGATGGGAGGTTCTCAGCCTTACCGGTGCTCTGCTGCGTCGCGTCCTCATGCCGTGCTTCCCGttgccctcctcttcctctttgacAGGTTTGAACATGAAGGGAGGGTCAGCAGGCTTGGGGCCGGGCGGCAGGCGGCCATGTTTGTTGAAGAAGGTCCGACAAGTGGTACACAAGAGGATGTTATCCCTGCCTCCGTGCTGCCAGTCCTTAGAGGCTGAAATTAagtcattttcctgtgttttatacatatttccacactatgaggttggaataatactgtcaaATTATGGAAATGATGATAATGccgttttagtgtaagagctgtttgaaaagaccgcctgaaatttcagcctgttttggtaggATGGAGTTatcaccaggcagtaaattagttaatagaccaataagaaagagagttccaaacctctctgccagtaacagctagttttcccctccccactc
This window of the Coregonus clupeaformis isolate EN_2021a chromosome 10, ASM2061545v1, whole genome shotgun sequence genome carries:
- the rereb gene encoding LOW QUALITY PROTEIN: arginine-glutamic acid dipeptide repeats protein (The sequence of the model RefSeq protein was modified relative to this genomic sequence to represent the inferred CDS: deleted 1 base in 1 codon) — its product is MDDLFSPRRSLNSTQGEIRVGSSHQAKLPELQPRPVFGVQTQTENEELVWMPGVNDCDLLMYLRAARSMAAFAGMCDGGSTEDGCLAASRDDTTLNALNMLHASRYDAAKALQRLVKKPVPKLIEKCWSEDDVKRFIKGLRQYGKHFFRIRKELLPNKKTGELITFYYHWKKTPEAAGTRPYRQHRRQPSSRKAKTRAALATVNTPSRSQSMDVSSASDDDLDSEDSEQGTCGHCATTTSKDWQHGGRDNILLCTTCRTFFNKHGRLPPGPKPADPPFMFKPVKEEEEGNGKHGMRTRRSRAPLSSLRSGHKRRTGSPTSEDQQSSSHPSPAPSGASSTSNTSRSSCSDKTDSSKKPGKKIKEEAPLPKSTKRSRESAAQDPEEPERTPTKRTKTQQVECRSEGDGEAEAEGGEVEEECCSDSRSAQDDGSSDTKDIDQDNRSSSPSIPSPRQGNEGNESDSDSSAQQHQVGHQAAAETVSAPAAAALAETQISQTVPPPQAAVSTTFLPPQGTSPSADPGQVQAQAPPSPEPPQPSVASAQAGQSAGYESGPPHSQPPPPSSHPISGPSPLPPPLGQVFHPPSPVFQGPLPPTGSLPPTQPLPLHGAPTQGPRPQRPPPHIPREPPFSQALPLTSGPQIKPPPTTPIPPSHKQQPPHLSSAPPFLQMPSNLPPPPALKPLNSLPNQHPPGAPPPPPPAHAPVPACAAGTPTPASCAHSTAEPPWQRQSLPLIPALLLWPLGLAPCPLCLLSSTMGPVPGLQSSFSSLPLRPSSGNPIGMGGSNVQIKEEPLDECEEPESPPPPPRSPSPEPLVVNIASHASQSARFIKYLDRGYNSCSRTDLFFTPLSSSKLAKKREEAVERSKREAEHNAREREREKDRERERERERERQEDKNARASCSSHDSRMSDVQMTGQVHMRSSFEQPPTSVAAVPPYIGPDTPALRTLSEYARPHVMSPTNRNHPFFVSLSPGDPLLAYHMPGLYAADPSMRERELRNLRERELRERMKPGFEVKPPEMENMHPSANPMEHFARHGALALPHIAGPPHHPFGHFHPAMQNHLERERQALALAGPQMRPELSYAERLTAERLHAERMASVANDPAARLQMLNVTPHHHQHSHIHSHLHLHQQDPLNQGEGNGPHPLDPLAPGPRLARFPFPGGPIPNPLLNDLPHDHDMLRHPLFAYAAVAGAGYPRELQGPIPQMSAAHQLQAMHAQSAELQRLAMEQQWLHGHHHLQHGGHLPGQEDYYSRLKKEGDKPS